From Actinomyces slackii, a single genomic window includes:
- a CDS encoding NADPH-dependent FMN reductase — translation MTRLAVVLGSVRPNRMGGAIAQWVADQAAAFEGVEVEIVDIDAFSLPLFAEPMAPMMAAPADPAGAAFNEKIQSFDAVIFVAPEYNYSIPGSLKNAIDFLEPKALANKGVGLVGYSYSNGIRAVEHLKQIVTGFGGAVASPQVYLSLNTDVADGAFAPAAYHDGEVPAMVQAVLARSQGLASLR, via the coding sequence ATGACCCGTCTTGCCGTCGTCCTCGGCTCCGTCCGCCCCAACCGCATGGGCGGCGCCATCGCCCAGTGGGTGGCCGATCAAGCCGCCGCCTTCGAGGGCGTTGAGGTTGAGATCGTCGACATCGACGCTTTCTCGCTGCCCCTGTTCGCCGAGCCGATGGCCCCGATGATGGCGGCCCCCGCAGACCCCGCGGGCGCCGCCTTCAACGAGAAGATCCAGTCCTTCGACGCCGTGATCTTCGTGGCTCCCGAGTACAACTACTCCATCCCCGGCTCCCTGAAGAACGCCATCGACTTCCTGGAGCCCAAGGCCCTGGCCAACAAGGGCGTGGGCCTGGTCGGCTACTCCTACTCCAACGGCATCCGCGCCGTGGAGCACCTCAAGCAGATCGTCACCGGATTCGGCGGCGCGGTGGCCAGCCCGCAGGTCTACCTCTCGCTCAACACCGATGTGGCCGACGGCGCCTTCGCCCCGGCCGCCTACCACGACGGCGAGGTCCCGGCCATGGTTCAGGCCGTCCTCGCCCGCTCCCAGGGCCTGGCCTCCCTGCGCTGA
- a CDS encoding ATP-binding cassette domain-containing protein produces MTILLDGLRVLSHAATLVDGVDLELTPGTSTALVGASGAGKSLTCAALAGLLPPNLQVSGSLTVTDGQDDGAAPAGPNLLPIPAAQRPRGARIALVPQDPTPALHPLIPVGRQIEMACAADQGSRKGGDAEPLLARVGLEGLGDRVPARLSGGQRQRACLALALAGSPALLIADEPTTALDVIARAEILDLLASLTRAESAPALLLITHDLPAAATCQSMAVMAGGRIIEQGPTERLLTRPAHPATAAMRRAAADETLSSALAAVGAHQAACGACQSHHAEQPGAAA; encoded by the coding sequence GTGACCATCCTGCTCGACGGACTGCGCGTGCTCTCTCACGCCGCCACCCTGGTGGACGGCGTCGACCTGGAGCTGACCCCGGGGACCTCCACCGCCCTGGTCGGTGCCTCGGGCGCCGGCAAGTCCTTGACCTGCGCCGCCCTGGCGGGACTCCTGCCGCCCAATCTCCAGGTCAGCGGGAGCCTGACCGTCACCGACGGCCAGGACGACGGCGCCGCGCCGGCCGGCCCCAACCTGCTCCCGATCCCCGCCGCCCAGCGTCCCCGCGGAGCCCGCATCGCCCTGGTTCCCCAGGACCCCACCCCGGCGCTCCACCCCCTCATCCCCGTGGGCCGGCAGATCGAGATGGCCTGCGCCGCGGACCAGGGCAGCAGGAAGGGGGGCGACGCCGAGCCCCTCCTGGCCCGCGTCGGCCTGGAGGGCCTGGGGGACCGCGTGCCCGCGCGCCTGTCCGGCGGCCAGCGCCAGCGGGCCTGCCTGGCCCTGGCCCTGGCCGGATCCCCGGCCCTGCTCATCGCCGACGAGCCCACCACCGCCCTGGACGTCATCGCCCGCGCCGAGATCCTCGACCTGCTGGCCAGCCTCACCCGGGCCGAGAGCGCCCCCGCCCTGCTCCTCATCACCCATGACCTGCCCGCAGCCGCCACCTGCCAGTCCATGGCCGTCATGGCCGGCGGCCGGATCATCGAGCAGGGGCCCACCGAGCGCCTGCTCACCCGTCCCGCTCACCCCGCCACAGCGGCCATGCGCCGCGCCGCCGCCGATGAGACGCTCAGCAGCGCCCTGGCCGCCGTTGGCGCGCACCAGGCCGCCTGCGGCGCCTGCCAGTCCCACCACGCCGAGCAGCCCGGCGCGGCCGCATGA
- a CDS encoding ABC transporter permease subunit gives MSPDSTAAARTEITGSTEITEITEGSQPTEVAEVSQGAESTVPAESAQVAESAVPAVPPVPDRVRALPIRAWRAGRARLRAGLTGRLGDGAVITASRVAAMAALVGLVGAMPWLSSNDPALTILRATSSEREPTPEVLEGIRQSLGLAGGPLGSIGHWLAGLARGDLGTSWVSGREVGPGTWQAFTLSLGLMGAALAVAAVVALALAAPAMRDGLAGRPRPRGGTGAAILTSLPEYLLAPIALLILSVYLGLLPPYGWGSPAQVVLPALSLGLPAGGMLGGLLADAITSTFTERWVGTWTTAGIPRRALALAVLRRAVTPLTGQVALVVVGLTGGAVAVEQVFAIPGVGRALLGAASAQDIPALQAGILLLLALALLAGAGAGLARRALMGSAAGASLPAAAPVAHPQRAAALITAAGSAALVVMVIAGIGRDPYAVVASRLQAPSAAMPLGADALGRDVLARVAHGAASTAASALAVTAACLLIALLLGLAPRASTGPTEVANAAPPVLAGLIVAAITGPSGIGAALAVCAVAWAPLASHAAALVVEARQRPDIQIAPVLGEGRVRITATRVLPAVIGPLARHAALRLPGIALALAGLGFLGLGTQSPTPEWGLVLAEALPYIERAPWAVATPAAALVLLSVTAVAASRLRR, from the coding sequence GTGAGCCCCGACTCCACCGCCGCGGCGCGCACTGAGATCACCGGGAGCACTGAGATCACCGAGATCACTGAGGGCTCCCAGCCCACTGAGGTTGCTGAGGTCTCCCAAGGCGCTGAGTCCACTGTGCCCGCCGAGTCCGCCCAGGTCGCTGAGTCCGCTGTGCCCGCTGTGCCCCCTGTGCCCGACCGGGTCCGCGCCCTGCCCATCAGGGCCTGGCGGGCAGGGCGCGCCCGCCTGCGCGCCGGGCTGACCGGCCGGCTCGGCGATGGCGCCGTCATCACGGCCTCCCGGGTGGCGGCCATGGCCGCCCTGGTGGGCCTGGTGGGCGCCATGCCCTGGCTGTCCAGCAACGATCCCGCCCTGACCATCCTGCGCGCCACCTCCTCCGAGCGAGAGCCCACCCCAGAGGTCCTCGAGGGCATCCGCCAGAGCCTGGGCCTGGCCGGCGGGCCCCTGGGCAGTATCGGCCACTGGCTGGCCGGTCTGGCCCGCGGCGACCTGGGCACCTCCTGGGTCTCCGGGCGCGAGGTGGGTCCCGGGACCTGGCAGGCCTTCACCCTGTCCCTGGGGCTCATGGGAGCCGCCCTGGCCGTGGCCGCCGTCGTGGCCCTGGCGCTGGCCGCGCCCGCCATGCGCGACGGACTGGCCGGACGGCCCCGACCCCGCGGCGGGACCGGGGCCGCCATCCTGACCTCCCTGCCCGAGTACCTCCTGGCCCCCATCGCGCTGCTCATCCTGTCGGTCTACCTGGGCCTGCTGCCGCCCTACGGCTGGGGAAGCCCCGCCCAGGTGGTGCTGCCGGCCCTCAGCCTGGGCCTGCCCGCCGGCGGCATGCTCGGAGGGCTCCTGGCCGACGCCATCACCTCGACCTTCACCGAGCGCTGGGTGGGGACCTGGACCACAGCCGGCATCCCCCGGCGCGCCCTGGCCCTGGCCGTCCTGCGCCGGGCCGTGACCCCGCTGACCGGGCAGGTGGCCCTGGTCGTCGTCGGCCTGACTGGAGGAGCGGTGGCCGTCGAGCAGGTCTTCGCCATCCCCGGGGTGGGCAGGGCCCTGCTGGGGGCCGCCAGCGCCCAGGATATCCCCGCCCTCCAGGCCGGGATCCTCCTCCTGCTGGCCCTGGCCCTCCTGGCGGGCGCCGGCGCCGGGCTGGCCCGTCGCGCCCTCATGGGCAGCGCCGCCGGGGCCAGCCTGCCCGCCGCGGCGCCGGTGGCCCACCCCCAGCGCGCGGCCGCGCTCATCACCGCGGCCGGGAGCGCCGCCCTGGTGGTCATGGTGATCGCGGGAATCGGGCGCGACCCCTACGCGGTTGTGGCCTCCCGCCTCCAGGCCCCCAGCGCCGCCATGCCCCTGGGGGCCGATGCCCTGGGGCGCGACGTGCTGGCCCGCGTGGCGCACGGGGCTGCCTCCACGGCCGCCAGCGCCCTGGCGGTCACCGCCGCCTGCCTGCTCATCGCCCTCCTCCTGGGCCTGGCGCCGCGGGCGTCAACCGGCCCCACCGAGGTCGCCAACGCCGCCCCGCCGGTGCTGGCCGGCCTCATCGTCGCCGCCATCACCGGGCCCAGCGGGATCGGGGCCGCCCTGGCCGTGTGCGCCGTGGCCTGGGCGCCACTGGCCTCCCACGCCGCCGCCCTGGTCGTGGAGGCCCGCCAGCGCCCCGACATCCAGATCGCCCCCGTTTTGGGGGAGGGGAGGGTGCGCATCACCGCCACCCGGGTGCTGCCGGCCGTCATCGGCCCCCTGGCCCGCCACGCCGCCCTGCGCCTGCCGGGCATCGCCCTGGCCCTGGCCGGACTGGGCTTCCTCGGCCTGGGGACGCAGTCGCCCACCCCCGAGTGGGGACTGGTCCTGGCCGAGGCCCTGCCCTACATCGAGCGGGCCCCCTGGGCGGTGGCCACCCCCGCCGCGGCCCTGGTGCTCCTGTCGGTGACAGCCGTGGCCGCCTCGCGGCTGCGCCGATAA
- a CDS encoding ABC transporter ATP-binding protein, whose product MSGLEVRGLTRTHPDGSGRRAVITGLDLDIASGQSTALLGRSGCGKTTLLRALLLADRPGPHDTGTISLDGAPVRAGSARRLRAYRRAVQYVPQEAAASLDPRRTILEQVARPLRTLGIEGGARAHEERAGQLLDELDIPRSRWSSRPHEISGGQAQRVAIARALGPRPRYLLLDEPVSGLDPALRRQVLALLAALGAAADPSADSASSAGPASPAEPDDDPASAERGAVPAPAERGAVPAPAERGAVPAPAEQGAVPAPALLVVSHDLAAVARICHRCLVMDQGRIVEDAPMGRILTSPAHPATRALRDAVPDLPA is encoded by the coding sequence ATGAGCGGCCTGGAGGTCCGCGGCCTGACCCGCACCCACCCCGACGGCTCCGGCCGACGCGCCGTCATCACGGGCCTCGACCTGGACATCGCCTCCGGCCAGAGCACCGCCCTGCTGGGCAGATCGGGCTGCGGCAAGACCACGCTGCTGCGCGCCCTCCTCCTGGCCGACCGCCCCGGCCCTCACGACACCGGGACCATCAGCCTCGACGGCGCACCCGTGCGAGCCGGCAGCGCCCGGCGCCTGCGGGCCTACCGGCGCGCCGTGCAGTACGTCCCCCAGGAGGCGGCCGCCAGCCTCGACCCGCGCCGCACCATCCTGGAGCAGGTCGCCCGGCCCCTGCGCACACTGGGGATCGAGGGTGGGGCGAGAGCCCACGAGGAGCGCGCCGGTCAGCTCCTCGACGAGCTCGACATCCCCCGCAGCCGATGGAGCTCCCGGCCCCACGAGATCTCCGGCGGGCAGGCCCAGCGCGTGGCCATCGCCAGGGCTCTGGGCCCCCGGCCCCGCTACCTCCTGCTCGATGAGCCCGTCTCCGGACTCGACCCCGCCCTTCGCCGCCAGGTCCTGGCGCTCCTGGCCGCCCTGGGCGCGGCCGCGGACCCATCCGCCGACTCAGCCAGCTCAGCCGGCCCCGCCAGCCCTGCCGAGCCCGACGACGACCCCGCCTCGGCTGAGCGTGGCGCCGTGCCCGCCCCGGCTGAGCGTGGCGCCGTGCCCGCCCCGGCTGAGCGTGGCGCCGTGCCCGCCCCGGCTGAGCAAGGCGCCGTGCCCGCCCCGGCCCTCCTGGTCGTCTCCCACGACCTGGCCGCCGTCGCCCGCATCTGCCACCGCTGCCTGGTCATGGACCAGGGCCGGATCGTCGAGGACGCCCCCATGGGGCGAATCCTCACCAGCCCCGCGCACCCGGCCACTCGCGCCCTGCGCGACGCCGTCCCCGACCTGCCCGCCTGA
- a CDS encoding acyltransferase family protein gives MVPSRGGGGNLPRLTSLRFFAALLILIYHARLSDLVPGGRVFDVAHMGVAFFFVLSGFVLTWASPGERIEPRRFWLNRFARIYPSHLVTMLIAAVIFLPVRWTDVLLHLFLLQAWAPHQSTILSLNEVSWSLSAEAFFYLLAPWLITALRRRSDRTMVILALGWWIVTMGAGRALILMGFEEWPYYLPAIRSAEFIIGIVLAELFRRGRLSRRIPVWPCVVACLVSYGAALAVYRMGVTMQMMPAIITAPAICLLVVAAAQADARGQGGLLTSPLLEHAGKVSFAVYLVHALVLTVVPPLLPEPATLAWQLAGLAVVLVVTWACAEALHRGVELPAQRAIRSRFARRIGAAARH, from the coding sequence ATGGTTCCTTCCCGCGGAGGCGGGGGCAACCTGCCCCGCCTCACCTCTCTTCGCTTCTTCGCGGCCCTGCTCATCCTCATCTACCACGCCAGGCTCTCCGACCTGGTGCCCGGCGGCCGGGTCTTCGACGTCGCCCATATGGGCGTGGCGTTCTTCTTCGTCCTGTCCGGATTCGTCCTGACCTGGGCCAGCCCCGGGGAGAGGATCGAGCCGAGGCGCTTCTGGCTCAACCGCTTCGCGCGGATCTACCCCTCGCACCTGGTCACCATGCTCATCGCCGCGGTGATCTTCCTGCCCGTCAGGTGGACCGACGTGCTGCTCCACCTCTTCCTGCTGCAGGCCTGGGCACCGCATCAGTCCACGATCCTGTCCCTCAATGAGGTCTCCTGGTCGCTGTCGGCCGAGGCCTTCTTCTACCTGCTCGCCCCCTGGCTCATCACGGCGCTGCGGCGCCGCTCGGATCGCACCATGGTGATCCTGGCCCTGGGATGGTGGATCGTCACCATGGGCGCCGGCCGGGCTCTGATCCTCATGGGCTTCGAGGAGTGGCCCTACTACCTGCCCGCGATCCGCTCGGCGGAGTTCATCATCGGCATCGTGCTGGCCGAGCTCTTCCGCCGCGGCCGCCTGTCCCGGCGCATCCCGGTGTGGCCCTGCGTGGTGGCCTGCCTGGTCTCCTACGGGGCGGCCCTGGCGGTCTACCGCATGGGGGTGACCATGCAGATGATGCCGGCGATCATCACCGCCCCGGCGATCTGCCTGCTGGTCGTCGCCGCGGCGCAGGCCGATGCGCGCGGGCAGGGCGGCCTGCTGACCTCACCGCTGCTGGAGCATGCCGGCAAGGTGTCCTTCGCCGTCTACCTGGTCCATGCCCTGGTCCTGACGGTGGTGCCCCCGCTGCTGCCCGAGCCCGCCACCCTGGCCTGGCAACTGGCGGGGCTGGCCGTGGTGCTGGTGGTCACCTGGGCCTGCGCCGAGGCGCTCCACCGCGGGGTCGAGCTCCCCGCCCAGCGCGCGATCCGCTCCCGCTTCGCCCGCCGCATCGGGGCCGCGGCCCGGCACTAG
- the ilvA gene encoding threonine ammonia-lyase, biosynthetic, which produces MNESDTPGATWDPGRYLREILRAPVYEAAEHTPLQTMEALSARLGCTVQVKREDLQAVHSFKIRGAYTAMRALSEAERARGVVTASAGNHAQGVARSARLLGMRALIVMPTVTPQIKVQAVAALGGEVALHGVNFDAAKAEALRLAQAEGLTYIAPFDDPRVIAGQGTIGLELIQQDADLDRVFVPVGGGGLASGIAVLIKQLMPEIKVIGVEHEESACLGAALLAGEPITLRQVGLFAEGVAVRRIGDETFRLCQSMLDDVITVSSDETSAAVRDLFEDLRAISEPSGAIALAGLKRYAAEHGLAGERLGCVLSGANLNFHQLRYISERSEIGEQREAIFGVTIPEAQGAFLRFASVLGERAVTEFNYRLSASRAPGDPARIFVGVRIARGRQERAEIVADLEQAGYGVVDLTEDELAKVHVRSMIGGRASVGVAERLFSFLFPESPGALARFLDILGSRWNITLFHYRTDGTDYGRILCGFAATEQDTDLTEHMDRLGYVYHEETSDPAARFFLAR; this is translated from the coding sequence GTGAATGAGTCCGACACCCCCGGCGCGACCTGGGATCCGGGCCGCTACCTGCGCGAGATCCTGCGCGCCCCGGTCTACGAGGCCGCCGAGCACACCCCGCTGCAGACCATGGAGGCGCTCTCGGCCCGCCTGGGCTGCACCGTCCAGGTCAAGCGCGAGGATCTCCAGGCCGTCCACTCCTTCAAGATCCGCGGCGCCTACACGGCCATGCGCGCCCTGAGCGAGGCCGAGCGCGCTCGCGGCGTGGTGACGGCCTCGGCCGGCAACCACGCCCAGGGAGTGGCGCGCTCGGCCCGCCTGCTGGGCATGCGGGCCCTCATCGTCATGCCCACCGTCACCCCCCAGATCAAGGTGCAGGCCGTGGCGGCCCTGGGCGGTGAGGTGGCGCTGCACGGGGTGAACTTCGACGCCGCCAAGGCGGAGGCGCTGCGCCTGGCCCAGGCCGAGGGGCTGACCTACATCGCCCCCTTCGACGATCCCCGGGTCATCGCCGGCCAGGGCACGATCGGCCTGGAGCTCATCCAGCAGGACGCCGACCTGGACCGGGTCTTCGTGCCCGTGGGCGGCGGGGGACTGGCCTCGGGCATCGCCGTGCTCATCAAGCAGCTCATGCCCGAGATCAAGGTCATCGGGGTCGAGCACGAGGAGTCGGCCTGCCTGGGGGCGGCCCTCCTGGCCGGTGAGCCCATCACCCTGCGCCAGGTGGGGCTCTTCGCCGAGGGGGTGGCGGTGCGGCGCATCGGGGATGAGACCTTCCGCCTGTGCCAGTCCATGCTCGACGACGTCATCACCGTCTCCTCCGATGAGACCTCCGCGGCCGTGCGCGACCTCTTCGAGGACCTGCGCGCCATCTCCGAGCCCTCGGGCGCCATCGCCCTGGCGGGGCTCAAGCGCTACGCCGCCGAGCACGGACTGGCCGGGGAGCGCCTGGGCTGCGTGCTGTCGGGCGCCAACCTCAACTTCCACCAGCTGCGCTACATCTCCGAGCGCTCCGAGATCGGCGAGCAGCGCGAGGCGATCTTCGGGGTGACCATCCCCGAGGCCCAGGGCGCCTTCCTGCGCTTCGCCTCGGTGCTGGGGGAGCGGGCGGTCACCGAGTTCAACTACCGCCTGTCGGCCAGCCGCGCCCCCGGCGACCCCGCCCGTATCTTCGTGGGCGTGCGGATCGCGCGGGGCCGCCAGGAGCGCGCCGAGATCGTGGCCGATCTGGAGCAGGCCGGCTACGGCGTCGTCGACCTGACCGAGGACGAGCTGGCCAAGGTCCATGTGCGCTCCATGATCGGGGGCAGGGCCTCGGTGGGGGTCGCCGAGAGGCTCTTCTCCTTCCTCTTCCCCGAGTCCCCCGGGGCCCTGGCCCGTTTCCTGGACATCCTGGGCAGCCGCTGGAACATCACCCTGTTCCACTACCGCACCGATGGCACGGACTACGGGCGGATCCTGTGCGGCTTCGCCGCCACCGAGCAGGACACCGACCTGACCGAGCACATGGACCGCCTGGGCTACGTCTACCACGAGGAGACCTCGGACCCGGCCGCCCGCTTCTTCCTGGCCCGGTGA
- a CDS encoding ABC transporter substrate-binding protein, producing the protein MSPAYTPTRRQFLALVGIGSAAALAACSTSSTSGDGRLRLAMLQPPRSGLNPLTDDAFKLSRWSCAETLVVLDAEGGAQPALATEWTQDNETTWRFTIRQGVTFHDGTELTAEQVAACLSFAAAYTTPPRILDGTELTATADGGDVVVTTSSADPLVPQRLSSPQLAILAAGAYPDQPDGAVNPVGYGTGPFRLTTLNGTASATLERYDDYWGDKAAAPGIDVTFVPDGTARGAALRTSTADLVEAIPVSQAASLEDSLLHEVPMPRTATLYLNTRSGVFTDPAIRAAVRDAVDPDALITTVYEGHADPAAGLLGPALTWAAEHRAWGSQVFAGSSGAAATGKASGATKAGSVPAGTTITLGSYTDRPELGEIVVLLAQQLEAAGFTVTTDVREYSQIEPDALAGAFDAFLLSRATVLDSGDPVAYMVSDFSSSGSFSLSFLADDAVDSAVTRAGALEVGTERHKAIMAAEQAILATGAAVPLLHERVLQGEAAGLSGAERDPRERALITTATKISQ; encoded by the coding sequence ATGAGCCCCGCCTACACCCCCACCCGCCGTCAGTTCCTCGCGCTTGTCGGCATCGGATCAGCCGCCGCACTGGCCGCCTGCTCCACCTCCTCGACCTCCGGCGACGGCCGCCTGCGCCTGGCCATGCTCCAGCCGCCCCGCTCCGGGCTCAACCCCCTGACCGATGACGCCTTCAAGCTCTCGCGCTGGTCCTGCGCCGAGACCCTGGTCGTCCTGGACGCCGAGGGCGGCGCCCAGCCCGCCCTGGCCACCGAGTGGACCCAGGACAACGAGACCACCTGGCGCTTCACCATCCGCCAGGGCGTGACCTTCCATGACGGCACCGAGCTGACGGCCGAGCAGGTGGCCGCATGCCTGAGCTTCGCGGCGGCCTACACCACCCCGCCGCGCATCCTGGACGGCACCGAGCTGACGGCCACGGCCGACGGCGGTGACGTCGTCGTGACCACATCCAGCGCCGACCCCCTCGTTCCCCAGCGCCTGTCCAGCCCCCAGCTGGCCATCCTGGCCGCCGGCGCCTACCCCGATCAGCCAGACGGCGCCGTCAACCCCGTCGGCTATGGCACCGGCCCCTTCCGCCTGACCACCCTCAATGGCACCGCCTCGGCCACCCTGGAGCGCTACGACGACTACTGGGGGGACAAGGCCGCCGCCCCCGGCATCGACGTGACCTTCGTGCCCGATGGCACCGCCCGCGGCGCCGCCCTGCGCACCTCCACCGCCGACCTGGTCGAGGCCATCCCCGTCTCCCAGGCCGCCTCACTGGAGGACAGCCTCCTCCACGAGGTGCCCATGCCCCGCACCGCCACCCTCTACCTCAACACCCGCTCCGGCGTCTTCACCGACCCCGCCATCCGCGCCGCCGTCCGCGACGCCGTGGACCCCGACGCCCTCATCACCACCGTCTACGAGGGCCACGCCGACCCCGCCGCCGGACTGCTGGGCCCGGCCCTGACCTGGGCGGCCGAGCACCGCGCCTGGGGCTCGCAGGTCTTCGCCGGCTCCTCAGGGGCGGCCGCCACCGGCAAGGCCTCCGGCGCCACGAAGGCCGGCAGCGTCCCCGCCGGCACCACCATCACCCTGGGCTCCTACACCGACCGCCCCGAGCTCGGCGAGATCGTCGTCCTGCTCGCCCAGCAGCTCGAGGCCGCCGGCTTCACCGTGACAACCGATGTGCGCGAGTACTCCCAGATCGAGCCCGACGCCCTGGCCGGGGCCTTCGACGCCTTCCTGCTCTCGCGCGCCACCGTCCTGGACTCCGGGGACCCCGTGGCCTACATGGTCTCCGACTTCTCCTCCTCCGGATCCTTCTCCCTGAGCTTCCTGGCCGACGACGCCGTCGACTCCGCCGTCACGCGCGCCGGAGCGCTGGAGGTCGGCACGGAGCGCCACAAGGCGATCATGGCCGCCGAGCAGGCGATCCTGGCCACTGGCGCCGCCGTCCCCCTCCTGCACGAGCGGGTCCTCCAGGGCGAGGCCGCGGGGCTCAGCGGCGCCGAGCGCGACCCGCGCGAGCGGGCCCTGATCACCACCGCCACGAAGATCAGCCAGTGA
- a CDS encoding ABC-ATPase domain-containing protein, translated as MSERNEHRGRGRESGGRSRRVYDDEPRDGLLSDLVGHLHALDGRSYAAYRAIVGRYRAPGGWVLHIDRVQPDPYAPPTRIHIDVPADSPGLEAAADLLGTRDGRLALGDFLTRELHAGFKGTDLSIACPGQEILERSSVVLRLDGEDDSSPAHWTIEVRARLALPAQGRSIQGHAASRIVGRDLVRELETALDLVGERAERLGEHARALEDHRALSAILRQRGWVAFLADGSMLPRRSGVSDEPLADGVALTAPDTLAATVELPHAGQVRGTAIGTGVTLIVGGGYHGKSTLLGAIERGVYPHVPGDGRELVATLPEAVKVRAADGRAVTGVDLTPFISHLPAGRDTASFTTRNASGSTSQAASIIEAVEAGATALLLDEDTSATNLLIRDARMRSLVADEREPITPLVDRIGALAAVQGVSTIMVMGGSGDYLDVADRVLLMDAYQLRDATQAARRVAADQPRDLTALEDFPRPTARRPLPAPPRTRRGPIRTRAHGTRALVLDREEIDISDVAGVVDPGQAEALAHALRALLEQRFDGESNLRECLEDLEALLDDESLDALADGPRDRPAFLVRPRMVDVAAAVSRYRRLELA; from the coding sequence ATGAGCGAGCGCAATGAGCACCGCGGCCGCGGCCGCGAGAGCGGGGGCCGTAGCCGTCGCGTCTACGACGACGAGCCCCGCGACGGCCTCCTGTCCGACCTCGTGGGCCATCTCCACGCCCTGGACGGGCGCTCCTACGCCGCCTACCGGGCGATCGTGGGCCGCTACCGGGCGCCGGGCGGCTGGGTGCTGCACATCGACCGCGTCCAGCCCGACCCCTACGCCCCGCCCACGCGCATTCACATCGATGTGCCCGCCGACTCCCCCGGACTGGAGGCCGCGGCCGATCTGCTAGGCACCCGGGACGGGCGCCTGGCCCTGGGGGACTTCCTGACCCGGGAGCTCCACGCGGGCTTCAAGGGGACTGACCTGTCCATCGCCTGCCCCGGTCAGGAGATCCTGGAGCGCTCCAGCGTCGTCCTGCGGCTCGACGGCGAGGACGACTCCTCACCGGCCCACTGGACCATCGAGGTGCGCGCCCGCCTGGCCCTGCCCGCCCAGGGCCGCTCCATCCAGGGCCATGCCGCCTCGCGGATCGTGGGCCGGGACCTGGTTCGCGAGCTGGAGACCGCCCTGGACCTGGTCGGGGAGCGGGCCGAGCGCCTGGGGGAGCACGCCCGTGCCCTGGAGGACCACCGCGCGCTCAGCGCCATCCTGCGCCAGCGGGGCTGGGTGGCCTTCCTGGCCGACGGCTCGATGCTGCCGCGCCGCTCGGGGGTCAGTGATGAGCCGCTGGCAGACGGCGTCGCCCTGACCGCCCCCGACACCCTGGCGGCCACCGTGGAGCTCCCCCATGCCGGGCAGGTGCGCGGCACTGCGATCGGTACCGGCGTCACCCTCATCGTCGGGGGCGGCTACCACGGCAAGTCCACGCTCCTTGGCGCCATCGAGCGGGGCGTCTACCCGCATGTGCCCGGAGACGGCCGCGAGCTGGTGGCCACCCTCCCCGAGGCGGTCAAGGTCCGGGCCGCGGACGGGCGCGCGGTCACCGGCGTGGACCTGACGCCCTTCATCTCCCACCTCCCCGCCGGGCGCGACACCGCCTCCTTCACCACCCGTAACGCCTCGGGATCGACCTCCCAGGCCGCCTCCATCATCGAGGCCGTCGAGGCCGGCGCCACCGCCCTGCTGCTGGATGAGGACACCTCGGCCACCAACCTGCTCATCCGCGATGCGCGCATGCGCAGCCTCGTGGCCGATGAGCGCGAGCCCATCACGCCCCTGGTGGACCGTATCGGCGCCCTGGCCGCCGTTCAGGGGGTCTCGACCATCATGGTCATGGGAGGCTCGGGGGACTACCTGGATGTGGCCGACCGTGTCCTGCTCATGGACGCCTACCAGCTGCGGGATGCCACCCAGGCGGCCCGGCGGGTTGCGGCCGACCAGCCCCGCGACCTGACCGCCCTGGAGGACTTCCCCCGCCCGACGGCGCGCCGCCCCCTGCCCGCCCCGCCCCGCACTCGCCGGGGGCCGATCCGCACCCGCGCCCATGGCACCCGCGCCCTGGTCCTGGATCGCGAGGAGATCGATATCTCCGACGTGGCCGGCGTCGTCGACCCCGGCCAGGCCGAGGCCCTGGCCCATGCGCTGCGGGCCCTGCTGGAGCAGCGCTTCGACGGGGAGTCCAACCTCAGGGAGTGCCTGGAGGACCTCGAGGCGCTGCTCGACGATGAGTCCCTGGACGCCCTGGCCGACGGGCCCCGAGACCGTCCCGCCTTCCTGGTGCGCCCCCGGATGGTGGATGTGGCCGCCGCCGTCAGCCGCTACCGGCGCCTGGAGCTGGCCTAG